The DNA window CTAAACAGTTTGAGTCACCGTACAGAACAATACGTCCTCCCCCATCAGATGGGGTTTGGTACAGCCCAAGGATGGGAACCTTTTCCACCACTGTAGTCTCCTGCTTTAACACCTCTAAacctttgaaaacaaaaaacatacacattGGATTTTCACTGATAGGCAGCCTAGTTAAAACATGACAGCTGCACAACAACATACCTTGGTCCTTTAGGTTCTTGGCAATTACTATTCCATCTTCAGGGAAACGAGCTATGCTGCAGCCTGAGGCATAATACACTGCCGGGAAAGAGACAATAAGATTAATTTGGTTTTATTAATGAAAAAACAGTATAGATGTACAGCTGAGTAGAGCTAGACAAAgatgtatgtatatttattaCTGTCATGATCTGCCAGAGTGAAGTCGCCCTCGTACAGCCCATCACTGAAAGCCATCCCCCACACCGAAATCAGATCATTCAGTGCCGGCACATTCGCACCACCTGTGTCTGGCATCCACCATTGTCTGCAAGTCAggacaaaaaatacatttaaaaaaagtgagaagAACTTGATATAccatacaatacaataatacATCTTCACTTGTATAGCGCTTTCACAATGCAGCCCGATATTTTAGTGACCTGGGGACCAGtgctacagaaaaaaaacctgagaTTCAAAATcggttccaaaaaaaaaaaacatctagaAAAGCTTACTGccatctgatttgaaatatTGTAAAACATTGTTGCCCAATGACATAATTAACTGTAATTTGAGTATGTGTTACTTCCGAGTGTGAATCAAAATGATAATCCTTTACATTAATCAGTacccaaaaaaatatctctcagtttcaaaacttttggtgacccctgtactgctgtgtattttttttgttgttgacaaaATTTGAAAACAGCTCATTGAGTGTTAAACTAGCTTTGTCAGCATATCCTTTCAAAGCTGTAAAGTCTATTTGTAACTGTATGTAATCCCTTCAATGCCAGAAAAGCTTTGGTGGAATGGTGCAACAAGGAGACCTAAGTCTTAGAATCTAACAATGTGATAACTATTTGGTATCGATTATGAAACGCAGCTAATCGTGTAAGATTAATACTGTCTGGGTCAGTAAATTGTCACAATTCAATTTCTGTAGATTTACTCCAATACCAACCACATTATAGTTGTGGGCAGCAGTTAAGAGTAAGTAGAGATTACCTGGTGTTTTCATCATAGAATTTGACCTTCCTCATGACAGACGTGTTGTACCAGTCGCTGAAAATAATGAGTGAAAGCCCATTGTCAATGTCCCTCCTCAGTTTGGTGATCTCTTCAGGGAAATATTCCTCCTCGCTGTCCACCATCAGCAATGTGCCTagtcaaaaaaagacaattggcCCACATGTTTGTCTCTCAGAATTCTCTAAAGCTGTAGCAAATGTTTTGGGCAACATACTTTGTGTCAagatgttttcaaaatatcTACTAATCGCAAATTCTTTCAAGTGTGGTCAAGTACGATGTTAAGCTGTATTCTTACCATATTGGCTGGCATCAAAGCAGGTGATAGGAGCGCCCAACACTTCAACAAAGTACCCCATGCTTCTCAGGTGCTGGTACATGTCCCGAAAATTTGTGTGAATGTGGTCACCATTCCTaggaaaacaaatgattcGAAACAAAGCATGGTATTGAGTTGTCTCAGAATTAATATCAACTCAAATCAGAGTTGCTGGTGTGAAAGGTAGAGGACATTTCGATAGTTAACATGCACATACCAGTCAAGTGGGTCATTTTTCATTCGGAGGTTATCACGTGGAAAGTAGCCAGGTGGGTAACGCAGGTTGTGGTACTGGTCCCACAACACTCTTTTACTGCGTGGTGGAGTCTGGACAATCTTCACCTTAATGGGCAGTTTCACTGTGGAGGTCAGTTCCCCTTCCACCTCCGACTGACACGTGATGCATAGATATTAGTCCAACTTCACAATGCATGCACATTCGTACAAATGACAAGGGGTGTCAAggcaatgacaaaaacaagtgtGGGTTCACGGACTCACGTCATTCTCTGCAGGGGATGCCACCGTCACCATAATATGGCCTTGGGCAATCCCTTCCCAGGATGCAGCTTTCTTGGCAACAGATATGGAGACAGCCAGGTAGCCAGCCCATGGCCACAACACAGATGAGTATGAGACGGCCACATCAATATAATCCCCATTCTGAGGAAGGTAAGGCTGCCAAATAGGCTGAATGAGAGACATCATGAAGAAAAATCAGGTCAGGTGCAGTACATTCTTTGCGTCATTTTTCAGCATCAAcattaaaggaacagtttatatgaaatatttcatttgagaTTTGCGTTCACCTTGTCCAGAATTCTGCCTGTGACACCCATTCCATTAAGAATAGTGACATTAACAATGGTGGGCATTCCTCCATAGTAGATGGGCTGAGAGCAGTAAGGCCACATGTATGGACACTCAGTTAGGTCAATGTAGCTGGGAGAAAGACTGAGAGAGCAGAAAAGACGCATTATTTTTGATGGACTgattttgaatgtatttttctaatattaaaaaaaccacacaaaagTAAAGTTAGTAAACAGCCATGACTAGTACGTGAGTACATTGCGGGCTGTATGTGGaaacattttataatttattgATGCAGCAAAATCAGAACAGCCCAATGTCAACTCAAGTTTTAGAGTCAGCTGCTCTGGGAAACTGGGCATATGTTTAGTATGCAGGGGGTGGCTCTTCACTTTGTAATGTCACAAAGTTAAAACACTTGTCGTTTTGAGGATCAGGCGGGACGCTTCGAGAGGATGAACGAGCAGGAATGTTCCAAGAGTGGTGAATGGATGAAAACACCACTTTGTAGGGTGTTTTTGGTGaggaataatacatttaacaagcttaaacaattattttgcatGATACAAGTCCTTTAAAAGGATGACTAGTATGATTGATTCCTCCCAAGCGTGAGTGGGAAAACAATCTGATGCATTCTACTATACATTAGATTTTagtaaaacagtaaacaccaaaacacttttcattcAGAAACTCGATTCAGGCCTTTTCTGTTGGTCACTTAATGCGACGGGTGTTACCTGGCCTGAGGTTGGTAGCTGTTGAGGATCTGGTAAGCTCTGATCAGGTCCAGTTTCCCATGACCCTGCTCGAACATGTTGACTCCCGGCAGCCTGCGGGCTGAGGCGATCAGAGCTTGTTTCATAGAGGCTGGGTTCACCAACTCTCGATTCAGCACAGTGCTGAAGATCAGAGGACAGGTACATATTGTATGACGACACTGGTGTCAGATTCTAGGTATTTCAAAacagtggtaaaaaaaaaactagcatGAAAAAGCTGCTTCTTTAAAGGGAGTGGTAATCTCCATAGTCTCCATGCTACACCGCACAGCAGCTCATTATTGCAACTCATTTCTCATGGGTTtcacaaacaaatcaatacTGGTTAAACTGGTTCAAAACTGGTTTAGTTTGGTTAGAATgactcttttaaaaaaaaattgaatgaaaGGCAGTTTTTGATATTCACCTCGCCAGAAGTGTAACAGCTCCAGCGACCACAGGAGAGGCGACACTGGTGCCAGACAGTGATCGGCATCCTTCCTTCATCCCCGACCCCCGAACACCAGAACCGTAGGTGACAATATCGGGCTTCACCCTGCCGTAGCCCCCTGGCAGCTCCTGCACAGAGTGAGCGTGAGGAAGATATAACACACAAGGTTGCGAGACTTGCAGCTCTTGTTACACATGCCGCTCCCCCAAAGTATTGTAAATTACAGATCACTATATTACTTAAAATATATAGACTATAAATATGACTTATAATATATAGTAAGTGGAAATACCAGTGCTCCTGCAGACACTCACCCAGGTAGTCATGCCTCTGGATGAAAACCTTGCAATGTTGTCTTCAAAGTCTATGCCCCCTACTCCAATTACATCCATCTGGTCTGCTGGGTTGTTGAGAGTTCTAACAAAAGATGTCCATGTTATTTTCATGTCATGTGGCAGGAATGACCAGCAAGCATTCTTAATTAATACCCCTATCTAGTTTAAGTATTGGGGGTCATGTCctatgtttgtatgtttggaagtatgtatgcatgtatgtatgcatgtatgcatgtatAAAGCATGATTTCTTCAATATAGGGACTAGCATACCCATACAGAGGTCCGTCGTTGCCAATTGCAGAGACCATAATCACTCTATTGGCAGTGAGCTCCCACACCTGCAAAACAaatagagaagaaaaatgaaaattacagACACATCACAATACAGTAATTGCAGCATTCAGCCCAAAACTCTGTGACTGAGTCATGAAAATCTTCCGGCACTTTTCTCCTGTGCAGTCGCAAAAATTCTTGTTTCCATCACCTCCTTTGTAAATACACCGCAAACAATTATTAGGCActagccaattattattattttttattctacaGAGCTCTCATTTAATCCAAAATGTTGTTAAAGCTCAGCTAGTATATTTAAGATGGTAAATCACTCTCAAGAAGTGTTTGCTCACAAAATTATTTGTGCGTGAAATTAAACACgaaataaaagtgaagaaaaaatgtgttggaaaaaaatcaaaatgaaaaaatatcaatgaaaaataaatttgaaaatgaacaaagaaaagaagaaaaaaaattaggtGAACAGGAATGATGCTTACTTTGACTAAACTATTTGATGTACAAAAGTGGATACAAAAggatttttgcttttcaagGTGGAAATGTCATCCAAATTAGTGACGTTTTAAAGACAAAGGAATAGCTTCTTGGGTCAACTCTGTGGTGTGCCACCATAGAGGCTGTGTCTCCTGGGGGGTGGTCAGAAtagagttttattttattcactcTAGAGTGAGAATCTACACAGACAAGACAGGGTTCTATTTGCCTATATTCATATTGCATAACCATAATGTGTTCCTATCGATGAATTCGTTGAAATGATTCTGAAACATGTTAACCTCCTGTCATCGAGGAATAAAGGCATACTCAGAGGTGGGTGTCTTCCAACTTGAATATTATGATAGATGACCTGTTTTTCAATTCAATAACTACTATATCGTGTCTGACCTTATCAACAAATGGGTGATCCATGAAGTCAGGGCCTCCAATACTGAGGTTGAGAACGTCAATCTTTTTCAGGATGGCATAGTTGAAGGCATCCAGAAACCATGATGTGTATGACACCTGCATGGTAAAAAGATACAAGGTGGAATAAATAAGTACATCTAAATCTCGATTTTACAAGGACTGGGGTTcagaatttgggaattgcGTTAACCCCGAATGCGCGTTGTAtagaaagtcttttttttttttttttttgaaaggcaTGTTTTTAGGCGCCAACGGGTTCTTCGTTACGTTAATTTAGGTCAGGCATGTTGTTGGGCAGCCAAAGGGGTCTGTTTGCTCCACACACATCAAAGTCTGTTGACATTTGACCTTTTAGCCCTGTACATTTAACCCTGTACATACAAATTGTCAAAAAGATTGAACAACCCAACTTCTTATTATCTAACGCCTTTGAATTGGTCACAGAAATTCAATGAATCACTAGCACTAAGGTTTACGCGCTAGTCATCTAGCTTTGTACAGTCGTTATatcatccatttaaaatactacCTAAAAATTTATTTACGACAAAAAGAATTGGGGTCCATGACCAAACCTCGTTAGACAGAAGGTTGCGTAAAATCGAAGCGAGTAAAATGGAGATTTAGGTGTAACACACAACGACTTGTACTTGGATTTTATGTCGATAAAGATGTGGAAGAATCTTACTGTATTACCTATACTGCATGGTTAATTATCATTACAATGGAATGCACAGATATagtgatccctcgccactTCGCGCTTCACCTTTCACGAATGCACAACTGCGAAGGTTTATAAGTGATGAAAGAACGACGTTTAAATACACACTAATAACGTGGGCGTGCCTCTGAACAATGTGCGTCACTGCGGACATGACTAAGTTCAAGCGCAGGAGGTGGCAGCCGGGCCACACACGATGGAAGAAGCACCAACTGGTGCAGAAGAGTCGGGACACGTGACAGTATCACGCGTTTGTTCTTTTAATTACTGTAAAGGTACAATACATGCACAGAACAGTGTGGGAATGGGTAATAAGGGAATGGGGAAGGTTTACGTAGAGTAAAAGCATTGGGAAGGGTTTAGAAAACTTTAATGTTGTGTACTGGACCACAATGCAACAGGAGATTCATGCGCGACCGCGACTCATTTTGGTTTCGCCATGCATGATGTCCGCCGGGTTAGTGAAGTGTGGTAATTCTGAAGGTATTGCACTCTTCTAATTGACTTGCAATACATCCATGCCCTCTAGCGGCCAATAAGAAACACCACGTATTGGGAATTTCAATACAATTATGTTTAAATTTCTAAATAATGCATATATAATTtctacttcgcggattttcgTTTTTTCCTGGGTGGTTTTGGAACGCATCTCCTATGAAAAacaagggatcactgtatagaATAATTTGAAGCATTTAAATTTAACATTCCTTAAGCACAATAGTAGTGATTGTCCAACCATCCATTCTTTCTCTGTATTGCTCATCCTCACTAAAGTGTCCTACAGCCTATCACAGGTGACTTTGGGCCCATGCAGACAAACAAGCATTTGCATTTATATTCACACCTACGGCTAATATCCCATTGTCAATTAACCAATCAATTATGCTTTGGGATGTGAGAGCAGTCTGGACAAACAAGAGAAAACTCGCACAAGCACAAGGAGAACATGCCAATTCCGCGCAGGAAGGCCGGACCCCTGATTTAAACCCATGAAATCAGAACTGTGCAGAAGGAGCCATTTGGCCGCGGTATAATACAATAATTTAAGGTTTTTACCTGGTTGTTTGTGAACACTCTGAAGATGTGCAGCTCTGAGTCAGGAGCAAAGCCCTGGCACTCTCTCATACTTGCTATCACCCCAGCTACAAAAGTGCCATGACCCAATCCTGGAGAAAAtggggaagggaaaaaaaaagcccgatttaacaatttttctttcaagtcGTTAAAACACATTAGGATGTTTTCAATGTTCACCATCATCCAGCGTCTTCTCATTGGTCCAGTTGGTCCTTTCCTTCACATTCTTAAAATGTGGGTGTTTTTCACTTAGACCAGTATCAAACACCGCCACCTTCACGCCAGAACCTGCACGACCACACAGACAATGATAATATCAACACCTTAAATTTGGATGCTCCACGGGCTCACTTTTCTCCTAATTCCAAACTGTTCAGTCTTACCAGTGTGTCCCATCTGCCAGAGTACATCTGCTTGCAGGATCTGGGCTACATGGCGGGGGATGGCTCGCAGAAGGCGCCGACTGGAGTGGCGCCCAGTTGAATGCCAAAAACCCGAGGCCAGTGACAGACTGGTCCTTCGAAAAGGCCGGGATGATTGCCATGACTgccatttttgcattttgtcagTGGTGTTACAAGATGCAGCCGTTTCTGGTGCTggtgaaacaaaatgaaaaaagaattgtGCAATAATTCAGTCCTCAGGTCAATATATTTGTGAATCATTACAACGgttttaattctatttttacATGTTCAGATTTCTCAGTCCGGGTGAGCATTTGAGCAAGTTTCCTCTATCTCACAGTAGCATGGCGGAACGCACCAGCAATATTTAAGTTAATAGTTCCATAACTAAAACATATCATACCAAAGTCATTCAGCAAACAACAGCACAACTCAACTGCGATGCTCgatgcctgtgtgggtttctTTAATAATTCGTCTTAACCACTCATACAGCATCTTTGTGTCTTTGGAAGTAATCTTGTCTCAATTTATGAGAATAAGCAAAAACAGGCAAAGAAGCATATTGATTCAATTTTTCCAACTAGTATGGTCTTTAGTCTTAgtagcatttgtttttttacattaaatgacaaataaattcCACACAGTCACAGTCTAATTGTCAATTAGTTGATTATTCTTTCTGAGTATTTTCCAATTGAATTCTGTACTTTTAGTTGCAGATGTCAAAATACTTCGCTAGTTTACTCATAATAAATcatgaagaataaaaatattgtatgTATTGCAGCCCACACTGCTGTATTTTCTCCAACGTCAGGCACAAGGGGTACCCCACTGTTCAGGCAAGTCCCACCACACTAACTCACTTTCTCCCTCTGTGAGTGAGCAAACACAGACATTCCCTGCCAcccccaaaaacaaacatattaAGACACACATTCCCGATCCAAAATCAACACACTCAGACTTGACGTGTGTTTGGTCCTATTTTAACACTTTTGGGAAATTGCATCCTTTCCTTGAATAAACAGGGCCAACATCCGGCGTGTTTTCAGAAATGCACTATGCATGCTCCATTTATCCaataattttaaatgaatattttccaACCATTTGCACAGTATAGTCATACTTACAAGGAATGTATTTAAGCGAACGGAAGACTTTGCGTTGTGGAGTGACTCTCTTGATGTAGGGGTGATCTTCTAAGGTCAGCAGACTGCTGGGTGAAGCTTGTCGGATGTGGACCAGATCAAAGTCACTGGGGAAGTCAGAAGCTGGGTTCTCCCTGGGGACAATGTGCCACTCCAATGCTCCATCCCTTGCGTTCCGTAGGGCACTGCTTATGTACAGGCTGCGTGCTTTGGCCGAGAAATACCCCGTGAATGCCACAATGTACTCTGGAAGAAAAGTGTGGAAAGGTTGTTTTGGGAAACCCATGTGGTGGTCTTAAATTCACATTTCAAGGAAGAATATTAAGCACATCATCTCCTTAGAATGTTTGAGAAGAACAATTGTTTCTTACCATGCTCCACCACCTTGGAAGAGAATTCTAGTTTGAGAGTGAGATGAGAGCAGTTAGAGTTGGGAGACTCCAAGTAAGGGCTTTGACCAGGGTCAGATTTTCCCTCTGTCATTGGCTCCATCCCCACTACAGGCAGGAAGCCTGCAAGCATGGTAATCCACACTGGCAGTAGGAGCATTTTGCGTAGTGAAGCTGCACAGATTATGTGTTATCCCTATGAAACTCTGTTGCGGTTTTTAGTTTTGAGCAGTTAAAACCTGTTTCAAGG is part of the Syngnathus acus chromosome 6, fSynAcu1.2, whole genome shotgun sequence genome and encodes:
- the mbtps1 gene encoding membrane-bound transcription factor site-1 protease, producing MLLLPVWITMLAGFLPVVGMEPMTEGKSDPGQSPYLESPNSNCSHLTLKLEFSSKVVEHEYIVAFTGYFSAKARSLYISSALRNARDGALEWHIVPRENPASDFPSDFDLVHIRQASPSSLLTLEDHPYIKRVTPQRKVFRSLKYIPSPETAASCNTTDKMQKWQSWQSSRPFRRTSLSLASGFWHSTGRHSSRRLLRAIPRHVAQILQADVLWQMGHTGSGVKVAVFDTGLSEKHPHFKNVKERTNWTNEKTLDDGLGHGTFVAGVIASMRECQGFAPDSELHIFRVFTNNQVSYTSWFLDAFNYAILKKIDVLNLSIGGPDFMDHPFVDKVWELTANRVIMVSAIGNDGPLYGTLNNPADQMDVIGVGGIDFEDNIARFSSRGMTTWELPGGYGRVKPDIVTYGSGVRGSGMKEGCRSLSGTSVASPVVAGAVTLLASTVLNRELVNPASMKQALIASARRLPGVNMFEQGHGKLDLIRAYQILNSYQPQASLSPSYIDLTECPYMWPYCSQPIYYGGMPTIVNVTILNGMGVTGRILDKPIWQPYLPQNGDYIDVAVSYSSVLWPWAGYLAVSISVAKKAASWEGIAQGHIMVTVASPAENDSEVEGELTSTVKLPIKVKIVQTPPRSKRVLWDQYHNLRYPPGYFPRDNLRMKNDPLDWNGDHIHTNFRDMYQHLRSMGYFVEVLGAPITCFDASQYGTLLMVDSEEEYFPEEITKLRRDIDNGLSLIIFSDWYNTSVMRKVKFYDENTRQWWMPDTGGANVPALNDLISVWGMAFSDGLYEGDFTLADHDMYYASGCSIARFPEDGIVIAKNLKDQGLEVLKQETTVVEKVPILGLYQTPSDGGGRIVLYGDSNCLDDSHRQKECFWLLDALLQYTSYSMTPPSLSHSHSRMQPPTGTEHPMPQRLEGNHLYRYSKVLEAHLGNPKPRPLPACPHLSWAKPQPLNETAPSNLWKHQKLLSVDLDKVALPNVRPYRPQVRPLSPGESGAWDIPGGIMPGRYNQEVGQTIPVFAFLGAMVVLSFFVVQLTKARSKPKRRKPRIKRPTYLQQTTSGKTPTV